Proteins encoded by one window of Lacipirellulaceae bacterium:
- a CDS encoding PSD1 and planctomycete cytochrome C domain-containing protein, whose protein sequence is MRSISQLSAYLVFCALPSLVFGSDRAELKFNRDIRPILSENCFACHGPDAGERAGGFHLDVAEGALVEGDSGERPVVPGDPDASEILRRITLDKDDPERMPPEETHKSVTPEQLETLRRWIAEGASWEPHWSLIPPSRPEPPSVQTSNWVRNEIDHFILARLEAEELKPAEPADRETLLRRVTFDLTGLPPTLQEIDAFVKDDSPDAYEKVVDRLLASPQYGEHMARFWLDAARYGDTHGLHLDNYREMWLYRDWVIDAFNRNLPFDQFAIEQLAGDLLENPTQDQLIATGFNRCHVTTNEGGSIKEEVHIRNVIDRVDTFSTVFLGLTMGCTRCHDHKYDPLTQHDYYSMSAYFNSLESGIMDGNQKVFGPHVKSPSEEQKEKLAALKTENIELKQKFTDDWQEVDLAQQQWETQLANNTNSKLPKEKGVTVVHGKYSLHPWQMLAYFQPKESEAFGKVFGPEKEGYVPKKDYASLFGVFNWKERLDFVDSKVNPLPIRDRRVTVTYLYRKIVANEAGKLAISLGSDDALKVFLNGKEVLAVNVRRGAGPDQNKLTLDLKQGNNDLMLKVVNYLGASAFYFGVPGDASVAPPEILKIVKVEPSKRNDQQQAKVREHFRQNLASQPELVKVRNRLQALEGEIKQLEASIPTTLVWKEAAKPRQAYMLNRGEYDQRGEKVERATPGVLPPLAEDLPNDRLGLALWLTDDQHPLFARVAVNRFWQQAFGIGLVKTAGDFGSQGEPPSHPELLDWLATELMQSGWDVKAFMKGLVMSATYLQSSHVTPDLYAKDPKNRLLARGPRFRLDAEMLRDQALSVSGLLSDKLGGPSVKPPQPKGIWEAVAYSGSNTKIFKADKDPEKIHRRTLYTFIKRTAPAPQMGTFDAPPRESCVVVRERTNTPLQALLILNDPQYVEAARALAERVMKSKAETPAAKAATMFRLAAGRSATDEEILELVESYQQELKHFQDNPEAAKQLTAIGAIPPSEELNRTELAAWTLTANLILNLDEVVTKN, encoded by the coding sequence ATGCGATCTATTTCCCAACTTTCTGCCTACTTAGTTTTTTGCGCACTTCCGTCCCTCGTGTTTGGCAGCGATCGAGCTGAGCTGAAATTCAACCGAGACATCCGACCGATCCTTTCGGAGAATTGTTTCGCGTGTCATGGACCGGATGCGGGAGAACGCGCAGGTGGATTTCATTTAGACGTTGCTGAGGGTGCGCTTGTTGAAGGGGACTCGGGCGAGCGTCCGGTCGTCCCGGGAGATCCTGATGCCAGCGAGATCCTTCGTCGGATAACCCTCGACAAAGACGACCCTGAACGGATGCCTCCTGAGGAAACGCACAAAAGCGTCACCCCGGAACAACTTGAAACGCTACGCCGTTGGATCGCCGAGGGCGCGTCTTGGGAACCGCATTGGTCACTCATCCCTCCTAGCCGGCCAGAACCACCTAGCGTTCAAACAAGCAATTGGGTACGAAACGAAATCGATCATTTCATTCTGGCGCGGCTGGAAGCCGAAGAATTGAAGCCTGCGGAACCAGCCGATCGCGAAACCTTATTGCGTCGCGTGACCTTCGACCTCACCGGCTTGCCTCCAACGCTTCAAGAGATTGATGCGTTCGTCAAAGACGACTCACCTGACGCTTATGAAAAGGTTGTCGACCGCTTACTCGCTTCGCCCCAGTACGGCGAGCACATGGCGCGCTTCTGGTTGGATGCCGCGCGCTATGGCGATACGCACGGCTTGCATCTCGACAACTATCGCGAGATGTGGCTCTACCGCGACTGGGTGATTGATGCTTTCAACAGGAACTTGCCGTTCGATCAATTCGCCATTGAGCAACTCGCGGGCGACCTTCTAGAAAACCCGACCCAAGATCAATTGATCGCCACGGGCTTTAATCGTTGCCACGTGACGACGAACGAAGGGGGTTCGATCAAGGAAGAAGTTCACATTCGCAATGTGATTGATCGCGTCGATACGTTCTCGACGGTGTTCCTCGGTCTCACGATGGGCTGCACACGCTGCCACGACCACAAGTACGATCCACTCACTCAGCACGACTACTACTCAATGAGTGCCTATTTCAATAGCCTTGAGTCGGGCATCATGGACGGCAACCAGAAGGTCTTCGGGCCGCACGTGAAGTCGCCCTCGGAAGAGCAAAAAGAGAAGCTCGCGGCACTGAAGACTGAAAATATAGAACTCAAACAGAAGTTCACAGACGACTGGCAAGAGGTTGACTTGGCTCAGCAGCAGTGGGAAACGCAACTCGCGAACAACACCAACAGCAAACTTCCGAAAGAGAAAGGCGTAACAGTCGTCCACGGAAAATACTCACTTCATCCGTGGCAAATGTTGGCCTACTTCCAACCGAAAGAGTCCGAAGCGTTCGGCAAAGTGTTTGGGCCGGAGAAAGAAGGGTATGTCCCCAAGAAGGACTACGCTTCGCTTTTTGGAGTTTTCAACTGGAAGGAGCGACTTGATTTTGTTGACAGTAAGGTCAATCCTCTGCCGATCCGTGATCGTCGAGTCACGGTGACTTACCTTTATCGCAAGATCGTTGCGAATGAGGCTGGAAAACTCGCAATCAGTCTTGGTAGTGACGACGCGCTCAAGGTGTTTCTCAATGGCAAAGAAGTCCTGGCCGTCAACGTCCGCCGTGGGGCGGGGCCTGATCAAAACAAGTTGACGCTCGACTTGAAGCAGGGCAACAACGACTTGATGCTCAAGGTGGTCAACTATCTGGGTGCATCGGCGTTCTACTTTGGCGTCCCCGGCGATGCTTCGGTTGCACCACCGGAGATTCTCAAGATCGTTAAGGTCGAACCCAGCAAACGCAATGACCAACAACAAGCAAAGGTTCGCGAGCACTTCCGGCAAAACCTCGCATCTCAACCCGAGTTAGTGAAAGTTCGCAATCGTCTGCAAGCACTCGAGGGTGAGATCAAGCAACTCGAAGCGAGCATCCCCACGACGCTCGTCTGGAAGGAAGCCGCCAAGCCGCGTCAGGCCTACATGCTCAATCGAGGTGAGTACGACCAACGGGGAGAAAAGGTCGAGAGAGCCACACCGGGCGTCTTGCCGCCGCTTGCAGAAGACCTTCCGAATGACCGCCTCGGCTTGGCCCTTTGGCTAACCGACGACCAGCACCCGCTGTTCGCACGTGTCGCTGTGAACCGCTTCTGGCAACAGGCCTTCGGTATCGGATTAGTGAAAACCGCCGGCGACTTTGGTTCGCAGGGTGAACCACCTAGTCACCCCGAACTGCTGGACTGGCTAGCGACTGAGTTGATGCAAAGCGGCTGGGACGTGAAGGCCTTCATGAAAGGGCTCGTGATGAGCGCCACGTACCTTCAATCTTCGCATGTCACACCCGATCTTTACGCAAAGGACCCCAAGAATCGCCTGCTAGCCCGCGGCCCCCGTTTCCGGCTCGACGCTGAAATGCTTCGCGATCAGGCACTATCCGTCAGCGGATTGCTGTCAGACAAACTCGGCGGTCCGAGCGTGAAGCCACCGCAGCCTAAGGGCATTTGGGAGGCAGTCGCCTACTCCGGCTCGAACACGAAGATCTTCAAAGCGGATAAAGACCCAGAGAAGATTCACCGCCGCACGCTCTACACCTTCATCAAACGAACGGCACCTGCGCCGCAGATGGGTACGTTCGACGCACCACCGCGTGAGTCGTGCGTCGTGGTTCGCGAACGCACCAACACTCCGCTGCAAGCTTTGTTGATCCTCAACGACCCGCAGTACGTCGAAGCGGCTCGCGCTCTAGCCGAACGCGTCATGAAATCAAAAGCGGAAACGCCCGCCGCCAAAGCAGCAACGATGTTTCGCCTGGCAGCAGGACGCAGTGCCACCGATGAAGAGATCCTCGAACTGGTCGAAAGCTACCAGCAGGAACTCAAGCACTTTCAAGACAATCCCGAAGCGGCCAAACAACTCACCGCCATCGGTGCGATTCCACCTTCTGAAGAACTCAATCGAACGGAACTCGCCGCCTGGACGCTGACGGCGAATCTGATTTTGAACCTCGATGAAGTGGTTACCAAGAACTGA
- a CDS encoding DUF1501 domain-containing protein: MNHIEQLAAAITRRHFFSRTSTGLGAAALASLLGGEGNQAHSGTTNGVLDGLHFPAKAKRVIYLFMSGGPSQMDMWDYKPQLNEMNGEELPDSVRQGQRLTSMSGNQASLPLAGSIFDFAQHGENGTWVSELLPHTAKVVDDLCIVKSMHTEAINHDPAITFFQTGAQIAGRPSIGAWLSYGLGSMNDNLPTFCVLVSKKGGGQPLYSRLWGAGFLDSVYQGVQFRSGKDPVLYLNNPPGISDASRRNMLDRLAELHQMQYEQSLDPQVNSRIAQYEMAYRMQSSAPEATNLSQEPDHIFDLYGPDSRDPGTFAANCLLARRLAERDVRFIQLFHRGWDQHSGLPGAIKNQCRQTDQACAGLITDLKQRGMLDDTLVVWGGEFGRTAYSQGKLTPTNYGRDHHPRCFTMWMAGGGAKPGVVHGETDPYSYNITKDPVHVHDLHATILHLLGVNHERLTYKFQGRRYRLTDVHGHVVQPLLA; this comes from the coding sequence ATGAATCATATTGAACAACTCGCCGCGGCAATCACTCGACGGCATTTCTTCTCGCGTACCAGCACGGGACTTGGTGCGGCTGCGCTCGCCAGCCTACTGGGAGGCGAAGGTAATCAGGCGCACTCAGGCACAACCAACGGGGTGCTGGACGGACTGCACTTCCCCGCCAAAGCAAAGCGTGTGATCTACCTGTTCATGAGCGGCGGCCCCTCGCAAATGGATATGTGGGACTACAAGCCGCAGCTCAACGAGATGAACGGAGAGGAACTGCCCGATTCGGTCCGCCAGGGCCAACGGCTTACCTCGATGAGCGGCAATCAAGCATCGCTGCCATTGGCCGGTTCAATTTTCGACTTCGCCCAGCATGGCGAGAACGGCACATGGGTCAGCGAGCTCCTGCCACACACGGCCAAAGTGGTTGACGATCTATGCATCGTGAAGTCGATGCATACCGAAGCGATCAATCACGACCCGGCAATCACCTTTTTCCAGACGGGCGCTCAGATCGCCGGGCGCCCTTCGATTGGCGCCTGGCTGAGCTACGGGCTTGGCTCGATGAACGACAACCTGCCCACCTTCTGCGTGCTAGTCAGCAAGAAGGGTGGTGGGCAACCTCTGTATTCACGGCTTTGGGGAGCCGGCTTTCTCGATTCGGTCTACCAAGGCGTCCAGTTTCGTTCCGGCAAAGATCCCGTTCTCTACTTGAACAATCCGCCGGGAATTTCCGACGCCAGTCGACGGAACATGCTCGATCGCTTGGCGGAGCTTCATCAGATGCAGTACGAGCAGTCGCTTGACCCGCAAGTCAATTCGCGGATCGCACAATATGAGATGGCCTACCGTATGCAATCTTCAGCGCCCGAAGCCACGAACCTTTCGCAAGAACCCGATCACATTTTCGATCTCTACGGCCCCGACTCGCGCGATCCGGGCACGTTTGCGGCGAATTGCCTCCTCGCCCGACGGTTGGCCGAGCGTGATGTTCGCTTTATCCAACTCTTCCACCGCGGCTGGGATCAGCACAGCGGACTACCGGGCGCGATTAAAAACCAGTGTCGGCAGACGGACCAAGCTTGCGCCGGTCTCATTACGGACCTCAAACAGCGGGGCATGCTGGACGATACGTTGGTTGTTTGGGGCGGCGAATTCGGCCGCACGGCCTACAGCCAGGGCAAACTGACCCCCACCAATTATGGCCGCGACCATCATCCCCGCTGCTTTACGATGTGGATGGCCGGCGGTGGGGCCAAGCCAGGGGTGGTTCATGGCGAGACCGATCCGTATAGCTACAATATCACTAAGGACCCAGTTCATGTGCACGATCTCCATGCCACGATCTTGCACCTGCTAGGGGTCAATCACGAGCGTCTTACCTACAAATTCCAGGGCCGTCGGTATCGCTTGACGGATGTACACGGCCACGTCGTTCAGCCGCTCCTGGCATAA
- a CDS encoding DUF1553 domain-containing protein, translating into MLRFVGYIPQFFLGAVLLGWLGQLSACAELPEQIDFNFHIRPILSDRCYACHGPDEENRAADLRLDTPEGAYGESYSGERTHVIKPGDISASELLRRVTSDDEDIVMPPPESHLTVTQEEVALLKKWIEQGAKWKEHWSFLPIENPKPPEVKNKEWLKNAIDHFVLSRLENEGLQPSPEASRERLARRLYFDLTGLPPTVEQLDAFLADDSPEAYERLVDELLASPHFGERMAVDWLDLARYADTYGYQEDSYRPVWPYRDWVVREFNENMPHDQFVTEQLAGDLLPNATQDQILATAFNRVHRQTSEGGSVEEEFRIEYVVDRTDTFGLAFLGLSLGCARCHDHKFDPLSQKEYYQVSAFFDNIDERGLYAYFAPSTPTPTLMLSTDDQQAEMAKLAQEIKASEERLETLAAEQQPAFEKWLDQLGETPEIPGEIGRYEFDTVGDDQTPNSLTAKDEKPTFGKLYEEPQLIDGRRGKAFKLSGENVVMTPEGGNFSRHDPFTISLWVKVPKQYDRAVVFHRTRASIDAGHRGYELTIIDGKLNAWMAHFWPGDAMAVAAKEKLPVGRWVQVGIAYDGSSKAAGLKVIMDGKIVATETLRDGLTQSILYKDGIPERNAVDTINDATKLSVGRRFRDRGLINGEVDDLQIFNRQLSKLEIATLHDGKAIRNRLAQRSKANIEELRELYLLGYSETYSSALKQLEELRYQRGNLLDRMAEISVMKELPMPRQSYVLERGAYDAKGEPVDPGVLQKVLPWDESFPRNRLGLAAWLTHKDNPLFARVAVNRLWQGVFGRGLVATQEDFGTQGELPTHPDLLDYLATEFRDSGWNVKAIIKQMVMSATYRQSSDCDPQERENDPTNALLARGSSNRLPAEMIRDNALKASGLLVEKIGGPPVKPYQPPGLWKEKGPKVFKRDPGEGSRRRSLYTFWKRTSPPPAMVTLDAALRANCIVRRQATATPLQALVLLNDPQYVEASRALATKAIKELPNSSDAERIEFVFRALTSRRPHAKEIDVLLRLLTDQRQYFQTNRVEVDKFLSVGDEEVDTEIEPTELAAYTVLAKAIMNLDECVVKR; encoded by the coding sequence GTGCTTAGGTTCGTTGGATACATCCCGCAGTTCTTCCTTGGAGCTGTTCTGTTAGGTTGGCTAGGCCAGCTTTCGGCGTGTGCGGAATTGCCGGAGCAGATCGACTTCAATTTTCACATTCGACCGATCCTCTCAGATCGTTGCTACGCTTGCCACGGCCCAGATGAGGAGAATCGAGCCGCCGATCTTCGTCTCGACACTCCTGAAGGTGCCTACGGCGAAAGCTACTCAGGCGAGCGTACGCATGTCATCAAGCCAGGCGACATTTCAGCAAGCGAACTTCTCCGTCGAGTCACTTCCGATGACGAAGATATCGTCATGCCGCCACCCGAGTCGCACCTGACGGTCACTCAGGAAGAAGTTGCACTGCTGAAGAAGTGGATTGAACAGGGCGCGAAGTGGAAAGAACATTGGTCGTTCCTACCAATTGAGAATCCTAAACCTCCAGAAGTCAAGAATAAGGAATGGCTGAAGAACGCCATCGACCACTTTGTACTCTCCAGACTCGAGAATGAAGGTCTGCAACCTTCCCCAGAAGCAAGCCGCGAACGACTAGCACGACGACTCTACTTCGATCTCACGGGACTGCCACCAACCGTTGAGCAGCTTGATGCGTTCCTCGCGGACGATTCACCAGAAGCTTACGAGCGTCTCGTCGACGAGCTCCTCGCATCGCCCCACTTCGGCGAGCGGATGGCCGTCGACTGGCTCGACCTCGCACGCTATGCCGACACCTACGGCTACCAAGAGGACAGTTATCGTCCGGTTTGGCCTTACCGCGATTGGGTCGTCCGCGAGTTTAACGAGAACATGCCGCACGATCAGTTTGTCACCGAGCAACTGGCCGGCGACCTGTTGCCCAACGCCACGCAGGATCAAATTCTCGCCACCGCGTTCAATCGGGTGCACCGGCAAACGAGCGAGGGTGGCAGCGTTGAGGAAGAGTTCCGCATCGAATACGTCGTCGACCGTACCGACACCTTCGGTTTGGCCTTCTTAGGATTGAGCCTGGGCTGCGCCCGCTGCCACGACCACAAGTTTGATCCGCTCTCGCAGAAGGAATATTACCAAGTTTCCGCTTTCTTCGACAACATCGACGAGCGCGGACTCTACGCCTACTTCGCCCCCTCGACACCAACGCCGACGCTGATGCTCAGCACGGACGATCAGCAAGCAGAGATGGCAAAGCTCGCTCAGGAGATCAAGGCCAGCGAAGAACGATTGGAGACTTTGGCCGCTGAACAACAGCCGGCTTTCGAGAAGTGGCTCGACCAGCTTGGCGAGACGCCTGAGATTCCTGGCGAAATTGGTCGCTACGAATTTGATACCGTCGGTGACGATCAGACTCCGAATTCGCTCACCGCCAAAGACGAGAAGCCCACTTTCGGAAAACTTTACGAAGAGCCGCAGTTGATCGACGGGCGTCGCGGTAAAGCGTTCAAGCTGAGTGGCGAGAACGTCGTGATGACACCCGAAGGAGGCAACTTCTCGCGGCACGATCCGTTCACGATCAGCCTCTGGGTGAAGGTTCCCAAGCAGTACGATCGAGCGGTTGTTTTTCACCGGACCCGGGCATCCATTGATGCTGGACATCGCGGCTACGAGCTAACCATCATCGACGGCAAACTCAACGCATGGATGGCTCACTTCTGGCCCGGTGATGCGATGGCAGTTGCCGCCAAAGAGAAGCTCCCTGTTGGTCGCTGGGTGCAGGTGGGCATTGCCTACGACGGCTCCAGCAAAGCAGCCGGACTGAAAGTCATCATGGACGGCAAGATCGTCGCAACGGAAACGCTACGCGACGGACTGACCCAGAGCATTCTCTACAAAGACGGCATCCCCGAGCGCAACGCCGTCGATACAATCAACGACGCCACAAAGCTGAGCGTTGGCCGCCGCTTCCGAGATCGAGGGCTCATCAATGGCGAGGTTGACGACCTGCAAATCTTCAATCGGCAACTCTCGAAGTTGGAAATCGCCACGCTTCACGACGGCAAGGCAATCCGCAATCGGCTCGCTCAAAGAAGTAAAGCCAATATCGAGGAACTCCGCGAGCTTTATCTCTTGGGATACAGCGAAACCTACTCCAGCGCTTTGAAACAACTCGAAGAGCTACGTTACCAACGCGGCAACTTGCTCGACCGCATGGCAGAAATTTCCGTAATGAAGGAGCTCCCCATGCCTCGTCAGAGCTACGTGCTTGAGCGCGGAGCCTACGACGCCAAAGGCGAGCCGGTGGATCCGGGCGTGTTGCAAAAGGTCCTTCCCTGGGATGAATCCTTCCCTCGTAACCGTTTGGGGTTAGCCGCCTGGCTGACTCATAAAGACAACCCGCTGTTTGCTCGGGTCGCCGTGAACCGCTTGTGGCAAGGCGTCTTCGGCCGCGGGCTTGTTGCGACCCAAGAAGATTTTGGCACCCAAGGCGAGCTGCCAACTCACCCGGATCTGCTCGACTACCTCGCCACCGAATTCCGAGATTCCGGCTGGAACGTAAAGGCCATCATCAAACAGATGGTCATGTCAGCAACTTATCGACAGTCTTCCGATTGTGATCCCCAAGAGCGAGAAAACGACCCAACCAACGCACTTCTCGCTCGCGGTTCGAGCAATCGCCTGCCTGCGGAAATGATTCGCGACAACGCGCTCAAGGCGAGCGGCTTGCTTGTCGAAAAGATCGGCGGACCTCCGGTAAAGCCTTACCAACCGCCAGGTCTTTGGAAGGAGAAGGGCCCGAAAGTCTTCAAGCGCGATCCGGGAGAAGGGAGTCGCCGCCGCAGCCTCTACACCTTCTGGAAACGCACGTCACCTCCTCCAGCGATGGTGACACTTGATGCGGCACTGCGCGCGAACTGCATTGTCCGACGCCAAGCAACCGCCACACCGCTGCAGGCGTTGGTCCTATTGAACGATCCCCAATACGTCGAAGCGTCTCGTGCTTTGGCAACCAAGGCGATCAAAGAGTTGCCTAACTCGAGCGATGCTGAGCGGATCGAATTCGTATTCCGAGCATTAACCAGCCGCCGACCTCATGCCAAGGAGATCGACGTGCTGTTGCGGCTTCTGACCGACCAGCGTCAGTATTTTCAGACGAATCGAGTTGAGGTCGACAAGTTCCTTAGCGTTGGTGACGAGGAAGTCGACACTGAGATCGAACCGACCGAGCTAGCCGCTTACACGGTACTCGCGAAAGCAATAATGAACCTCGATGAATGCGTTGTGAAGAGATAG
- a CDS encoding redoxin domain-containing protein — protein sequence MKKRHTYFLLVLGLLVFVSAFAARNNAVATNDPEASHRQRIQDFTLNDYLGAKHSLSNWSDEQAVVVVFLGTECPLAKLYGKRLAKMDREYAEQGVQLVGINSNRQDTLQEMAVYAKKHKIKFPLLKDPGGKVARQFGATRTPEAFLLDGEGTIRYRGRIDDQYGVGTARGKPRVEELKEAIDALLAGEPIETAQTDAIGCFISFPRDIEPQGEVTYSNQISRVLQKHCVNCHREGQIAPFALQNYDDASAWADTMLEVIDNGRMPPWHADPKHGEFLNDARMPEEDKKLFRKWVKNGLPEGDPAKLPEPPEFAEGWQIPEPDVVYQIPEPFMVPATGVVNYQHFYFDPKFKEDKWVIGAEARPGNPEVVHHIILFYVPPGQKRHRPEDALFNLIAGFAPGMPAVKGQPGRALRIPAGSKLVFQIHYTPNGTRQSDLSEAGLIFADPKDVKKEVFVKAGLNFRFLIPPGDPDYVVKANYTVLHEDLELHTLAPHMHYRGKSFRFTAKYPNGEKEILLDVPKYDFNWQNIYLLKEPKLIPAGTSIDMVAHFDNSANNPLNPDPTAKVHWGDQTWQEMMLGSLSFSRVDQDLQATGPTATKLPSGNYQVTFKYRPDGKAKSVFLSGSFNGWKAKGVPMQGPDDEGNYTVAQEFPPGQHEYKFVVDGKTWKTDPGNAAVKGYYNNSVLELE from the coding sequence ATGAAAAAACGCCATACTTACTTCCTCCTCGTTCTCGGCCTGTTGGTTTTCGTCAGTGCTTTTGCAGCACGTAACAACGCTGTTGCGACTAATGATCCTGAAGCTAGCCACCGTCAACGAATCCAGGACTTCACGCTCAACGATTACCTTGGCGCAAAGCATTCGCTCTCCAATTGGAGTGATGAACAAGCTGTCGTTGTTGTCTTTCTCGGAACCGAGTGTCCGCTAGCGAAGCTCTATGGAAAACGTTTAGCGAAGATGGACCGCGAGTATGCGGAGCAGGGCGTTCAACTCGTTGGTATCAACTCGAACCGCCAAGACACGCTACAAGAGATGGCCGTCTACGCGAAGAAGCACAAGATCAAGTTCCCGTTGCTCAAAGACCCAGGCGGGAAAGTTGCTCGACAGTTCGGCGCAACGCGTACTCCCGAAGCGTTCCTGTTGGATGGTGAAGGAACGATTCGCTATCGCGGAAGAATCGACGATCAATACGGCGTCGGCACCGCTCGTGGAAAACCACGCGTGGAGGAATTGAAGGAAGCGATTGACGCATTGCTCGCGGGCGAGCCGATCGAGACAGCACAAACCGATGCGATCGGTTGCTTCATCAGCTTCCCGCGAGATATCGAGCCACAGGGCGAGGTTACTTACTCAAATCAGATCTCACGCGTCTTGCAAAAGCACTGCGTGAATTGCCATCGCGAGGGACAGATCGCACCGTTTGCGCTACAGAACTACGACGATGCCTCGGCCTGGGCCGACACGATGCTCGAAGTGATCGACAACGGCCGGATGCCTCCTTGGCATGCCGATCCTAAGCATGGCGAGTTCCTCAACGACGCGCGGATGCCCGAGGAAGACAAAAAACTTTTCCGCAAGTGGGTCAAGAATGGACTTCCTGAAGGCGACCCGGCGAAACTGCCAGAGCCACCCGAATTTGCCGAAGGGTGGCAAATTCCTGAGCCGGACGTAGTCTATCAAATCCCCGAGCCCTTCATGGTGCCGGCTACCGGGGTGGTCAACTATCAGCACTTCTACTTTGATCCGAAGTTCAAAGAGGACAAATGGGTGATCGGTGCCGAGGCAAGGCCGGGCAACCCGGAAGTGGTGCACCACATCATTCTGTTTTACGTCCCACCCGGTCAGAAACGGCATCGGCCTGAGGATGCTTTGTTCAACCTAATTGCCGGTTTTGCGCCGGGGATGCCGGCGGTTAAGGGGCAGCCGGGGCGTGCGCTGCGTATCCCTGCGGGTTCGAAACTCGTCTTTCAGATTCACTACACGCCCAATGGCACGCGTCAAAGCGACTTGAGCGAGGCGGGCCTGATCTTTGCCGACCCGAAAGACGTCAAGAAGGAAGTCTTCGTGAAGGCGGGCCTCAACTTCCGTTTTCTCATTCCCCCGGGCGACCCCGACTACGTGGTCAAAGCGAACTATACCGTCCTGCACGAAGACCTCGAACTACACACCCTCGCTCCGCACATGCATTATCGCGGGAAGAGTTTCCGCTTTACGGCAAAGTATCCCAATGGCGAGAAGGAGATCTTACTGGACGTGCCAAAGTACGATTTCAATTGGCAAAATATTTACTTGCTCAAGGAGCCCAAGCTCATCCCCGCCGGGACGTCGATCGATATGGTCGCCCACTTCGATAACTCCGCGAACAATCCGTTGAATCCCGACCCGACCGCCAAAGTTCACTGGGGCGATCAAACGTGGCAAGAGATGATGCTGGGCAGCCTGAGCTTCAGCCGCGTCGATCAAGACCTCCAGGCCACCGGCCCCACTGCGACGAAGCTCCCCTCGGGCAACTATCAGGTGACGTTCAAGTACCGACCGGATGGCAAAGCCAAGAGCGTGTTCCTCTCCGGCAGCTTCAACGGTTGGAAGGCGAAAGGCGTTCCCATGCAGGGCCCCGATGACGAGGGGAACTACACAGTCGCACAGGAGTTCCCACCAGGGCAGCACGAATACAAGTTCGTGGTCGATGGTAAGACTTGGAAGACCGATCCGGGGAACGCTGCCGTGAAGGGATACTACAACAACAGTGTGTTGGAGTTGGAGTAG